A section of the Bacillota bacterium genome encodes:
- the rsmB gene encoding 16S rRNA (cytosine(967)-C(5))-methyltransferase RsmB produces the protein MDAVCSARGAALRALMDIDERGAYAAIARDRALKVVRLSERDRALATELVYGVTKMRKALDHAIGAFAARPVERMDAVVRNALRLGAYQVLYLSQVPAPSAVSEAVELARAFGHEGAGAFVNAVLRALVGASGKIDFPDAADEPVDHIAVRYSHPEWMVSRWVHRFGFEETARLCAANNESPPVTIRVNALKTSRERLLSGLVTAGFDARPSPYVPEAVEVCGGAGLFSHESYANGEFLAQDQSSMLASYVLDPLPGERVLDIAAAPGGKTTHIAERMGDQGEIVAADVHAHRVRLLQENARRLGVRSIKAVVLDATDPQAFAAEATSRPFDRALVDPPCTGTGVLRRRPDLRWRRSLRDISDLAVVQARLLAAAAAVVKPGGIVVYSTCSIEPEENGGIVEGFLREHPGFSLEPAAPYLPREFVEAFPGQGLPYVETFPHIHAMDGFFIARLARRPEP, from the coding sequence GTGGACGCGGTCTGCAGTGCTCGCGGGGCGGCCCTGCGGGCGTTGATGGACATCGATGAAAGAGGGGCGTACGCCGCGATCGCAAGGGATCGCGCTCTGAAGGTCGTGCGGCTTTCGGAGCGCGATCGCGCTCTTGCGACCGAACTGGTCTACGGCGTGACGAAGATGCGCAAGGCCCTAGATCACGCGATCGGAGCCTTCGCAGCACGGCCGGTGGAGCGAATGGACGCGGTTGTGCGCAACGCGCTTCGTCTTGGTGCGTACCAGGTTCTTTACCTGTCGCAAGTTCCGGCGCCTAGCGCCGTGAGTGAAGCCGTTGAACTTGCCCGCGCCTTCGGGCACGAAGGAGCCGGCGCCTTTGTGAACGCGGTCTTGCGGGCGCTCGTCGGGGCAAGCGGGAAGATCGATTTCCCAGACGCGGCCGATGAGCCAGTTGACCATATTGCGGTCAGATATTCCCACCCGGAGTGGATGGTCTCCAGGTGGGTCCACAGGTTTGGTTTCGAAGAGACGGCGCGCCTGTGCGCCGCGAACAACGAAAGTCCTCCCGTGACCATCAGGGTGAACGCTCTCAAGACGTCCCGTGAACGGCTCCTATCGGGACTCGTCACGGCGGGGTTCGACGCTCGCCCGTCGCCCTACGTGCCCGAAGCTGTGGAGGTCTGCGGCGGCGCGGGCCTCTTCTCTCATGAGTCGTACGCAAACGGGGAGTTCCTGGCCCAAGACCAGAGCTCCATGCTCGCGTCGTACGTGCTGGACCCTCTTCCGGGCGAACGCGTGCTCGACATAGCGGCTGCACCTGGGGGAAAGACGACCCACATCGCGGAGCGCATGGGAGATCAGGGCGAGATCGTCGCCGCGGACGTGCACGCACACAGGGTAAGACTCCTTCAGGAAAACGCAAGACGGCTCGGCGTCCGATCCATCAAGGCCGTGGTTCTGGACGCTACGGATCCTCAAGCCTTTGCCGCTGAAGCCACGTCACGACCGTTTGACAGGGCGCTCGTGGATCCTCCGTGCACCGGCACCGGCGTGTTGAGACGGCGGCCGGACCTCAGGTGGCGCAGGAGCTTGCGCGACATCTCAGACCTTGCGGTCGTGCAGGCTCGGCTCCTTGCGGCTGCTGCGGCGGTCGTGAAACCCGGAGGCATAGTCGTGTACAGCACGTGCAGCATCGAGCCAGAGGAGAACGGTGGAATCGTGGAGGGTTTTCTCAGGGAGCACCCGGGTTTCTCGCTCGAGCCGGCTGCACCGTACTTGCCGCGCGAGTTCGTGGAGGCCTTCCCCGGACAAGGCCTGCCTTACGTCGAGACTTTCCCCCACATCCACGCGATGGATGGCTTTTTCATCGCCCGCTTGGCGCGGCGTCCCGAGCCGTGA
- a CDS encoding zinc metallopeptidase — translation MFFWDPTYILIFPAILFAMWAQSRVHGVFNAYSRVRAHSGVSGAEVARRILDDSGLHSVRVEQIPGRLHDHYDPRTRVLRLSPEVYGGSSLAALGVAAHEAGHAIQHASGYVPLAIRSSLVPVATFGSNLAFPLFLIGFVFAGTGLEWLMTLGIWLFVGAVAFSVVTLPVEYDASRRALAYLERGGYVSRDELRHTGEVLSAAGLTYLAATAVAVTQLLRLLILRGSRRD, via the coding sequence ATGTTTTTCTGGGACCCGACGTATATTCTGATCTTCCCTGCGATCCTGTTCGCCATGTGGGCACAGAGCCGGGTACACGGCGTCTTCAACGCCTATTCCAGGGTGAGGGCGCATAGCGGCGTGAGCGGAGCGGAAGTGGCCAGGCGTATTTTGGATGACAGTGGGCTCCATTCGGTACGCGTCGAGCAGATTCCAGGAAGGCTGCATGACCACTACGATCCCAGGACGAGAGTCCTCCGGCTGTCTCCCGAGGTGTACGGAGGAAGCTCGCTCGCGGCCCTCGGTGTGGCGGCGCACGAAGCGGGCCACGCCATCCAGCACGCCAGCGGATACGTGCCGCTAGCCATCCGTTCGAGCCTGGTGCCAGTTGCGACGTTCGGGTCGAACCTTGCGTTTCCGCTGTTCCTCATCGGATTCGTTTTCGCGGGCACCGGCCTCGAATGGCTGATGACCCTCGGGATATGGCTCTTCGTGGGCGCCGTGGCGTTCTCGGTCGTGACTCTGCCGGTCGAATACGATGCGAGCAGGAGGGCTTTGGCGTACCTGGAACGAGGCGGGTACGTGAGCCGAGACGAGCTGCGCCATACCGGCGAGGTGCTGAGCGCTGCGGGCCTGACATATCTCGCTGCCACGGCGGTCGCCGTGACCCAGCTCCTGCGGCTCCTGATCCTGCGGGGAAGCCGGAGGGATTGA